One Longimicrobium sp. genomic window carries:
- the gltX gene encoding glutamate--tRNA ligase encodes MADQVRVRFAPSPTGYLHVGGARTALYNWLYARKTGGVFVLRIEDTDRERSTDESTRTILDGMTWLGLGWDEGPTHQADGLARHRADAERLLRDGKAYRCFCTPEELAARREAMGKEYRYDRACMAVAADESADRAAAGVPFTVRFRVPGGTTEWDDVVHGVTTFDNASIEDFVILRSDGTPIYNMAVVSDDIDMRITHVVRGDDHIANTPKQILLYQALGAPVPVFGHLPMILGEDGRKLSKRHGATAVGDYAQMGILPEALFNFLALLGWNPGDEREVMEKDELVEAFSLERINKKAAVFDTEKLLWMNGQYLARKSAEELLPLVAPRLVEDGLVTQAQVDARPEWLLALVDALKVRSRSTLEIAPQARPLIGETVEYDEAAVAKHWKDPATAERLEAVRNVLGHLQPWTPEAIEPALREAAENAGVGFGKVAQPLRVALTGSAASPGIDQVLWVMGRERALGRIDSALRRIGSGAAPE; translated from the coding sequence ATGGCAGATCAGGTCCGCGTCCGCTTCGCGCCCAGCCCCACGGGATACCTGCACGTGGGCGGCGCCCGCACGGCGCTGTACAACTGGCTGTACGCCCGCAAGACCGGCGGAGTGTTCGTGCTGCGCATCGAGGACACCGACCGCGAGCGCAGCACCGACGAGAGCACGCGCACCATCCTGGACGGGATGACGTGGCTGGGCCTCGGCTGGGACGAGGGCCCCACCCACCAGGCCGACGGCCTCGCGCGCCACCGCGCCGACGCCGAGCGCCTGCTGCGCGACGGAAAGGCCTACCGCTGCTTCTGCACCCCCGAAGAGCTGGCCGCCAGGCGCGAGGCGATGGGGAAGGAGTACCGCTACGACCGCGCCTGCATGGCCGTCGCGGCGGACGAGAGCGCCGACCGCGCGGCCGCCGGGGTGCCGTTCACCGTGCGCTTCCGCGTTCCCGGGGGGACCACCGAGTGGGACGACGTGGTGCACGGCGTCACGACCTTCGACAACGCCAGCATCGAGGACTTCGTCATCCTGCGCAGCGACGGCACGCCCATCTACAACATGGCCGTGGTGTCGGACGACATCGACATGCGCATCACCCACGTGGTGCGCGGCGACGACCACATCGCCAACACCCCCAAGCAGATCCTGCTCTACCAGGCGCTCGGCGCCCCGGTCCCCGTCTTCGGCCACCTCCCCATGATCCTGGGCGAGGACGGGCGCAAGCTCAGCAAGCGCCACGGCGCCACGGCGGTGGGCGACTACGCGCAGATGGGCATCCTCCCCGAGGCGCTCTTCAACTTCCTGGCGCTGCTGGGCTGGAACCCCGGCGACGAGCGCGAGGTGATGGAGAAGGACGAGCTGGTGGAGGCCTTCTCGCTGGAGCGCATCAACAAGAAGGCGGCGGTGTTCGACACCGAGAAGCTGCTGTGGATGAACGGCCAGTACCTGGCCCGGAAAAGCGCCGAGGAGCTGCTCCCCCTGGTCGCGCCGCGGCTGGTGGAGGACGGGCTGGTGACGCAGGCGCAGGTGGACGCGCGGCCGGAGTGGCTGCTGGCGCTGGTCGACGCGCTGAAGGTGCGCTCGCGCTCCACGCTCGAGATCGCCCCGCAGGCGCGGCCGCTGATCGGCGAGACGGTGGAATACGACGAGGCGGCGGTGGCGAAGCACTGGAAGGACCCCGCCACGGCGGAGCGGCTCGAAGCCGTTCGTAACGTTCTTGGCCACCTCCAGCCCTGGACGCCGGAGGCGATCGAGCCGGCGCTGCGCGAGGCGGCGGAAAACGCGGGGGTGGGGTTCGGCAAGGTGGCCCAGCCGCTGCGCGTGGCCCTTACCGGGAGCGCCGCCAGCCCGGGGATCGATCAGGTTCTGTGGGTGATGGGGCGCGAGCGGGCGCTGGGCCGGATCGATTCCGCGCTTCGGCGCATCGGGAGCGGGGCGGCCCCGGAATAG
- the tadA gene encoding tRNA adenosine(34) deaminase TadA, translating to MADDERWMRLALDEARAAEALGEVPVGAVIVRAGELVAAGHNLTHTLQDPSAHAEMVAIRRAAQAIGHWRLLDCTLYVTLEPCAMCSGVIVLARIPRLVYAAPDPKAGMSGSLQNLVQYPRLNHRVDLVTGVLEQEAGDVLRAFFRARRKPPRTDQQEPVE from the coding sequence CTGGCGGACGACGAGCGGTGGATGCGGCTGGCGCTGGATGAGGCCCGCGCGGCCGAGGCGCTGGGCGAGGTGCCCGTCGGCGCCGTGATCGTGCGCGCCGGCGAGCTGGTGGCGGCGGGGCACAACCTGACGCACACGCTGCAGGACCCCAGCGCGCATGCGGAGATGGTGGCCATCCGCCGCGCCGCGCAGGCCATCGGGCACTGGCGCCTGCTGGACTGCACGCTCTACGTGACGCTGGAGCCGTGCGCCATGTGCTCGGGTGTCATCGTCCTCGCCCGCATCCCGCGCCTGGTCTACGCCGCGCCCGACCCCAAGGCGGGGATGAGCGGCTCGCTGCAGAACCTGGTGCAGTATCCCCGCCTGAACCACCGCGTGGACCTCGTCACCGGCGTGCTGGAGCAGGAGGCCGGCGACGTCCTGCGCGCCTTCTTCCGCGCCCGCCGCAAACCTCCCCGCACGGACCAGCAGGAGCCGGTGGAGTAG
- a CDS encoding tetratricopeptide repeat protein — MTLEIDRRPGRVEGLSITCHNLGLVHKRRGDLDGAERMFRGSLEAAEQLGVASLIERASAALAVLREPKPSRADQPPGPLAAGTPAPPKRTPALPHSRTPALR; from the coding sequence ATGACGCTGGAGATCGACCGGCGGCCGGGGCGGGTGGAAGGCTTGTCCATCACCTGCCACAACCTGGGCCTGGTGCACAAGCGCCGCGGCGATCTGGACGGCGCCGAGCGCATGTTCCGCGGCTCGCTCGAGGCCGCCGAGCAGCTGGGCGTCGCATCGTTGATCGAGCGCGCGAGCGCCGCGCTCGCGGTCCTGCGCGAGCCGAAGCCGTCTCGCGCGGACCAGCCCCCCGGCCCCCTCGCCGCGGGGACGCCCGCGCCGCCGAAACGCACTCCCGCACTTCCGCACTCCCGCACTCCCGCACTTCGTTGA
- the lexA gene encoding transcriptional repressor LexA, giving the protein MPEPLTKIERRIYNYLVDYLKENTYQPSIREIGKRFGIKSTKTVSEHLQALADKGHIERDASRSRGVRIVGMNLFPAVLSVPLYGKIAAGTPALMRDNVRDSFELDRKLVTSADGFLLEVKGDSMIHAGIDDGDLVVVEPVADDEVRNGEIVAARIDGESAIKRYFANDGKIILEPANPDYPPILVHEHDDFTVLGRVTGLFRKFAREAALTHA; this is encoded by the coding sequence ATGCCCGAGCCGTTGACCAAGATCGAGCGCAGGATTTACAACTACCTGGTCGACTACCTCAAGGAAAACACGTACCAGCCCAGCATTCGCGAGATCGGGAAGCGCTTCGGCATCAAGTCGACGAAGACCGTCTCCGAGCACCTGCAGGCGCTGGCCGACAAGGGGCACATCGAGCGCGACGCCAGCCGTTCGCGCGGGGTGCGCATCGTGGGGATGAACCTGTTCCCCGCCGTGCTCTCGGTGCCGCTGTACGGCAAGATCGCGGCGGGCACGCCGGCGCTGATGCGCGACAACGTGCGCGACTCGTTCGAGCTGGACCGCAAGCTGGTGACCAGCGCCGACGGCTTCCTGCTGGAGGTGAAGGGCGACAGCATGATCCACGCGGGGATCGACGACGGCGACCTGGTGGTGGTGGAGCCGGTGGCCGACGACGAGGTGCGCAACGGCGAGATCGTGGCCGCGCGCATCGACGGCGAGAGTGCCATCAAGCGCTACTTCGCCAACGACGGCAAGATCATCCTGGAGCCGGCCAACCCCGACTATCCGCCCATCCTGGTGCACGAGCACGACGACTTCACCGTGCTGGGCCGGGTGACGGGGCTCTTCCGGAAGTTCGCCCGCGAGGCGGCGCTCACCCACGCGTGA